CCGCGGAGCCGTCGTACATCAACGGGACGTCCGGACCGACGTGCGCCCGCAGCGCCTGGATCAGCTTGGTATCGCGATCGCGATCGCCCCAGGCGTGCAGCTTGATGGCCGGATAGCCGAGCGCCAAACACTGGTCCGCAACGTCGAGGTACTCCTCGATCGAATCGAAGGTCACGGTCGACGCGTACGCGGGGATGCGCGTGCGGTAGCCGCCGAGCAGTTGCCAGCACGGGGCGCCGTGCACCCGCCCGGCCAGGTCCCACAGCGCTGTGTCGACGACGCCGAGCAGGTGAATGGGCAGATACTCGGTGCGGTCGATGTTCCAGAGGCGCTCCCACAACCACTCGCGCTGCAACGGGTCGGCGCCGACCAGTTCAGGGCGCAGCACGCGGTCGACGAGCTCCCGCAGAACGACGGCGGAGCCCGGCTTGTGCGCGGTCGCCACACCGGTCGCACCCGTGTCGGTGCCGATGCGGATGATGCCGACCTGTCCGCCGGATCCGCCTCGCAACCCGTCACGCCACCGGAAGGGCGGATCCGGAGCGGCGACGTCGGCAGAAAAGGCTTCGACGTGGGTGATGCGCACAGTGACTCCGGTCCGGATGGGCGACACCTACGGACAATGAAGCTGGTACATCTGGTGTGATGTGTGCGACATTATCAGCCACTGACCGAAATGAGTAGGCTCCATTTGGACGCGTCCCAAGCACGATCGACGCCAGGAAGACGCAGATCAGCCCTTTGTCCCGTCGTGCAGAACCAGGGCAAGGCTGGGCATGCGCGGCAACCACTGGACCACAGACCGGATATTAACCAGGTTCATTTGCCTCGGATGGAGCGAGTCTCAGACAAGACCAAGAGGCAGATATCTGCCTGCCGGTCTGCCCCGTGCTTGCGGTCAGGACGACCGGAAGACTCGCCGATCGATCTCCGCCTC
This is a stretch of genomic DNA from Saccharothrix ecbatanensis. It encodes these proteins:
- a CDS encoding enolase C-terminal domain-like protein produces the protein MRITHVEAFSADVAAPDPPFRWRDGLRGGSGGQVGIIRIGTDTGATGVATAHKPGSAVVLRELVDRVLRPELVGADPLQREWLWERLWNIDRTEYLPIHLLGVVDTALWDLAGRVHGAPCWQLLGGYRTRIPAYASTVTFDSIEEYLDVADQCLALGYPAIKLHAWGDRDRDTKLIQALRAHVGPDVPLMYDGSAAFDLADAVHVGEALTECGYLWYEEPIREYSITAYRWLAERVGVPLNVAETIPGAHLSTADFVASGCATYVRTSAALRGGMTGAMRIAHLADAYRLRAEVHGNTQSARHLCMAIPNTTYYESLVTANPVRKESGVEPDGSVLAPRDHGIGLAPGPAYPAALAEYVCVP